One Hugenholtzia roseola DSM 9546 genomic window carries:
- a CDS encoding chromate transporter codes for MGIFAFAAIFGNATNSVAILLFENFYRNGSLIFGGGQVLIPVLFTEFVEFKKYLTAEEFLSGYAVAQALPGPSFAFVAFIGSVSMMKRSTLLNPFLSGSIGGLVSSFGVFLPGALLIFFVIKFWEQLKRYRPVRASLEGINAASSGMVVAGSILLFQSLPFSYLNSAIVVLTFLILQFTKIPAPFLILLGLGLGIVLEF; via the coding sequence TTGGGAATTTTCGCTTTTGCTGCTATTTTTGGAAATGCGACAAATTCAGTAGCAATCCTTCTTTTCGAAAATTTTTATAGAAATGGCAGCCTTATTTTTGGGGGGGGGCAGGTTTTGATACCCGTTTTATTTACCGAATTTGTAGAATTTAAAAAATACCTAACCGCAGAGGAGTTTTTATCGGGCTATGCGGTGGCGCAGGCTCTGCCCGGTCCTTCTTTTGCCTTTGTTGCTTTTATCGGCTCGGTGAGCATGATGAAACGAAGCACCCTGCTCAATCCTTTCCTTAGCGGCTCGATAGGCGGCTTGGTTTCCTCTTTTGGCGTATTTTTACCGGGTGCGCTCCTGATTTTTTTTGTGATAAAATTTTGGGAACAGCTCAAAAGATACCGCCCTGTGCGTGCTTCCTTAGAGGGCATCAATGCGGCAAGCAGCGGTATGGTAGTGGCTGGCTCGATTTTGCTTTTTCAATCGCTGCCCTTTTCGTATCTCAATAGTGCGATTGTGGTGCTTACTTTTCTTATCTTACAATTCACAAAAATTCCCGCGCCTTTTCTAATTTTGTTGGGATTGGGATTGGGTATTGTTTTAGA
- a CDS encoding chromate transporter, whose protein sequence is MKKIRHYIFLKDILLLTLTAFGGPQAHIALFLDILVKKRAYLSEEELMELYALCQILPGPTSTQTLTAIGYKRGGTSLALLTLLVWLLPSTLALTFIAIFFSSLKEFNISLHFTRFIQPIAVGFMVYAALKIALRVIKTKTALVLMTLSALLSYWVGSPWLFPLILVASGGISAFKFKKQEKEEKEKIQNSVA, encoded by the coding sequence ATGAAAAAAATTCGCCATTATATCTTTCTCAAAGACATCTTACTGCTCACCCTGACCGCCTTCGGAGGACCGCAAGCGCATATTGCCCTTTTTTTAGATATTTTGGTGAAAAAACGCGCCTATTTGAGCGAGGAAGAGCTAATGGAACTCTATGCCTTGTGCCAAATCCTGCCCGGTCCTACCTCCACACAAACCCTAACGGCTATCGGCTACAAAAGAGGCGGCACTTCTTTGGCTTTGCTTACCCTTTTGGTGTGGCTGCTCCCCTCCACGCTTGCCCTTACTTTTATCGCTATTTTTTTTTCAAGTTTGAAGGAATTTAATATTTCTTTGCACTTTACCCGCTTTATACAACCTATTGCAGTGGGTTTTATGGTGTATGCTGCCCTAAAAATTGCCCTTCGCGTCATCAAAACCAAAACGGCACTTGTGCTGATGACCCTTTCCGCACTGCTTTCCTATTGGGTAGGAAGCCCTTGGCTTTTTCCGCTGATTTTGGTCGCTTCGGGCGGCATCTCGGCTTTCAAATTTAAAAAACAAGAAAAAGAGGAAAAGGAAAAAATACAAAATTCAGTGGCGTAG
- a CDS encoding isopenicillin N synthase family dioxygenase — MNTILYDQIPSLDLADFRAGGERKAQFVKALGNAFENIGFVAIKGHGLDDTNQANLYQAIQKFFALDEPTKKKYEKIELAGQRGYVSKGRETAKGHAVPDLKEFYHIGQEFTPQEAAENPVLQEYTPNIFPDEVPEFEKMTVYAFRTLENAGLELLRAVALHLGLDETYFDDKAKYGNSILRPLHYFPIENPDALPADSVRAAAHGDINLITLLMGASADGLEVLRLDGKWIPITALPEQVVVNVGDMLSRHTNNRLKSTIHRVVNPPRELMHTSRYSIPFFMHPRSSMDLSCLSNCIDEQNPKLYEDTTAGEFLTERLIELGLLKK; from the coding sequence ATGAACACGATTTTATACGACCAAATCCCCTCGCTGGATTTAGCCGACTTCCGCGCAGGCGGCGAGCGCAAGGCGCAATTTGTCAAAGCCTTAGGCAATGCCTTCGAAAACATAGGTTTTGTCGCCATCAAAGGACACGGACTCGACGACACCAACCAAGCGAATTTGTACCAAGCCATTCAAAAGTTTTTCGCCTTAGATGAGCCTACCAAAAAAAAATATGAAAAGATAGAATTGGCAGGGCAGAGAGGCTACGTGAGCAAAGGGCGCGAAACTGCCAAAGGGCATGCCGTACCCGATTTAAAGGAATTTTACCACATCGGGCAAGAATTTACACCCCAAGAGGCAGCGGAAAACCCCGTCTTGCAGGAATACACCCCTAATATTTTCCCCGACGAAGTGCCTGAATTTGAGAAAATGACCGTTTATGCCTTTCGTACCTTAGAAAATGCAGGCTTAGAACTCCTACGTGCAGTAGCTCTGCATTTGGGATTAGATGAAACCTATTTCGACGACAAAGCAAAATACGGAAATAGCATCTTGCGTCCGCTGCATTATTTTCCCATCGAAAATCCCGACGCGCTACCTGCCGACTCGGTGCGGGCGGCAGCACATGGCGACATCAACCTCATCACCCTGCTCATGGGTGCAAGTGCAGACGGCTTAGAAGTCTTGCGCCTCGACGGAAAATGGATTCCCATTACGGCTCTGCCCGAACAAGTGGTCGTCAATGTAGGCGATATGCTTTCACGCCATACCAACAACCGTCTCAAATCTACCATTCATAGGGTCGTCAATCCGCCACGCGAACTGATGCACACCTCGCGCTACTCGATTCCGTTTTTTATGCACCCACGTTCAAGCATGGACTTGTCTTGTCTTTCTAATTGTATAGATGAACAAAATCCAAAACTTTACGAAGACACCACAGCGGGGGAATTTCTGACTGAACGCCTCATAGAATTAGGCTTGCTCAAAAAATAG
- a CDS encoding cytochrome C oxidase subunit IV family protein, translating to MAHHDSTLSPREQRAKNIKRIWTVAGILALVTAIEFVFAFTMEAGSLRNFIFIFLTLVKAAYIVAEFMHLRHETKVLIFAILLPSIFIFWLIGSMLWEGSDLFQMRF from the coding sequence ATGGCACATCACGATTCTACTCTTTCTCCGCGCGAACAGCGTGCAAAAAATATCAAGAGAATCTGGACGGTAGCGGGCATCTTAGCCTTAGTAACGGCGATAGAGTTTGTCTTTGCCTTTACGATGGAAGCTGGCTCACTCCGCAATTTCATCTTTATCTTCCTTACTTTGGTGAAAGCGGCTTATATTGTAGCCGAATTTATGCACTTGCGCCATGAAACCAAAGTCTTGATATTTGCTATCTTGCTTCCTTCTATCTTTATCTTTTGGCTCATCGGCTCGATGCTTTGGGAGGGTTCAGACCTTTTCCAAATGCGTTTCTAA